The sequence AGGGCTACTAATACATGCGATGGATCTACCGTTCCAGCCGTACAAGCCGACCCACTCGAAACTGCAATTCCGTCCATATCTAAATTCATTAATAATTGTTCAATCGAAACTCCTGGAAAACGTACACTAAATACGTGTGGCAAAGTGTTGACTTCTAAGCCATTCACCTCAAAATCAAGATCTGCCGAACGCCAAATTTCTGCCATTCGTTTTTTGAAGGAAATATATTCCTCATTTTTTAGTTCTCGTTCATTCATCATGATAGAAGAAGCCGCACTAAAACCACAGATTCCCGCTAAATTCTCCGTTCCAGCACGACGTTTTCGTTCTTGTTCTCCGCCGTGCATTTGGTAAATAAGCCGTGTGCCATTTTTGACGTATAAAAAACCTACACCACGTGGTCCATTTATTTTATGAGAAGAAGTAGTTAATAAATTTACCCCTAGCTCCGTTACATTTATATTTAATAGCCCATAAGCTTGTACTGCATCTGTATGAAAAATTGCTTGATGGTCTTTTAAAATTGCACCAATCTCCGCAATCGGCTGAATAGCGCCTATTTCATTATTACCATACATAATAGAAACTAGAATTGTATCTGGACGCAAGGCCTCTTGTAAACTCTCTATAGAAACTATTCCATGCTCATCTACTGGCAAATAGGTAACTTCAAATTCTTGCGTTTCAAGGTATTCACATGTTTTTAAGACCGCATGGTGCTCAATCTGTGAAGTAATTATATGCTTGCCTTTTTCTTGTTGTGCTAACGCTGCTCCAATAATCGCCAAATTATCGCCTTCTGTTCCACCACTTGTAAAAATTATTTCTTTTTCCGTAGCATGGATACTGTCTGCAATTGTGTGACGAGCTTCATCCAAAGCTTTTCTTGCCTCTCGTCCAGCGTAATGGATACTGGAAGGATTGCCGTACGTATTTGTAATTGCGCCAAGCATCGTTTGGATAACTTCTGGATGAATTGGACTCGTCGCAGCATGGTCTAAGTAAATTCTATTTTCCATTTTTTATCGCGTCCTTTTTTGTAGACGAATTCCTGTTCGCCGTTAATCGTTTCTTATTGTAACAGCAATACTCCTGTAAAGTAAAGAGGAATAACTCCTATTTACACGCAAAAAAGAAACCCCAATCGTACCGTTTAGGATTCCCTTCCTTTGAACCCGCTCTCAATTAAAGCAGGTGGGTGCTCTGTCTAACGGTTTGCACTTCCTCGTGTGAAGGCATGTGCGCCGCGCCGGAACTCCAAGCTCCCTAGGTATAAAAAATTGTTCGGTTCAAAAATATCAGGAACTATATCGAATACATTAGGGTTTCTTTTCTTCATTTAGAATACCATAGGAAAGACGAAATTTCAATGTTAGCGACTTTTCAGTTGGTACTTTTTTTATTCTTTTTTTGCTTTATTTTCGTTAATCTTTTGGTACACACCAGCAATTGTTTGCTCGAATTTAGAAGTGAATTTTGGTGCATAATACAATTTGTTTTTAAGACGATCTGGTAAATATTGTTGGTCCACCCAAGCATTATCATAATTATGCGGGTATTTATAATCAATCGCCCGTCCAAGTTTTTCTGCACCAGAGTAATGTCCATCTCGCAAATGATCTGGCACTTCTCCACTGTTCCCTTGGCGAATGTCTGCTAGTGCCGCATCAATCGCCATAATAGCAGAATTGGATTTAGGCGAAAGGCAAAGCTCAATGACAGCATTGGCGAGCGGAATTCGCGCTTCAGGAAACCCGACTTTTTCTGCGGTTTGAATGGCTGCGAGTGTATGCGCTCCGGCTTGTGGACTCGCAAGACCAATATCCTCATATGCCATAACGAGCATTCTCCGGCTAATACTAACTAAATCTCCTGCTTCAATTAAACGTCCCATATAATGGAGCGCTGCATTCACATCGCTACCACGAACCGATTTTTGAAAAGCACTTAATACGTCATAATGGGCATCGCCGTCTTTGTCATGAGCTAAACTTTTCTTTTGTAAACACTCCTCTGCCACATCGAGTGTAATATGAATCACACCATCTTCATTTGGTTCAGAAGAAATGACAGCTAATTCTAAGGCATTCAGCGCACTTCTTACATCGCCGTTACTCGCCGTTGCAAAATGTTTTTTCGCAACCTCATCTATTTCTACATCATAATTCCCAAGTCCCCGCTCTTTATCTGAAAGCGCCCGGTCTATTGTTATCATAATATCTGCTACAGTTAGAGGTTTTAACTCGAAAATTTGCGTTCGGCTTCGAATAGCCGGATTAATCGCGATATACGGATTACTTGTCGTTGCACCTATTAAAATAATCGCGCCACTTTCAAGTAATGGTAGTAAAAAATCTTGTTTCGCTTTATCCAATCGATGTACTTCATCTAAAAGAAGAATAACCGTGCCGCTCATTTTCGCTTCAGCTGCTACTACTTCCATATCTTTTTTATTATTGGTAACTGCATTTAATGTACGGAATGCATACTTCGTGCTCCCAGCAATCGCACTTGCAATCGATGTTTTTCCAATTCCGGGCGGTCCATATAATATCATAGAAGATAATTGTTTTGCTTTGACCATCCGATAAATAATTTTATCTTTACCGACTAAATGCGTTTGTCCCACGATTTCATCTAGTGCTTTCGGGCGCATCCGGTAAGCTAAAGGTTGAATTGCCATATAACCGCTCCTTCTTATTTGCTTGCTTACTATTATAACATAAGAACATCTGTGCGTTCACCTACTTGTTTCCTTTGCCTTCTTTCTGTAATTCCGATATAATAGATGCGGTATAAGCGGTTTTGAAATTACTGGAGGTTAAATAAAAATGAAGATTACAACAAAAGGTCGCTACGGCCTGACAATAACACTTGAACTCGCAAAAAGAATTGGCGATGGCCCGATTTCTCTTCGTAGTATCGCCCAAGATAAAAATTTATCGGAACATTATTTAGAGCAGTTAATCGGCCCCCTTCGTAATGCAGGAATTGTTAAAAGTATCCGCGGGGCTCATGGTGGCTACGTTTTGAACGGCGATCCTGAAAAAATCACTGCTGGCGACATCATTCGTACACTAGAAGGTCCGATTGTACTTGTCGAGAGTATGGAAGATGAAGAAGCTGCCCAGCGTGAATTATGGACACGAATGCGCAATGCTGTCCGTGACGTGTTAGATCAAACAACACTTGCTGACTTATTAAAACATTCTACGGATGCTGAACTATCGGATGGATACATGTTTTATATTTAATGAAAAAAGCCTATTTCCGAATAGGCTTTTTATCTGCCATCGAAACGGAAAATACAGTCTATTATTATCTGATTATTCTGAAATAAACCTCAAAAACAAACAATTGAAACCGCTACATGTTAGATAATCTAACCAAATTTATTGAATTGATAAAATATTCTTGCCTTTATTAAAATATAGTGTATTATAAACGCATAAATAATATATTACATGTTAGTTTATCTAACAAAAAGGAGAGTTGAGTATGGAATCCGTATTTATGTTCTTTTGTACTTTATTGGTTTGGTTAATGACACCAGGAATTGCATTGTTTTACGGTGGTATGGTTCGACGCAAAAATGTGTTGAGTACGGCCATGTATAGTTTTAGTTCGATGGCAATTATTTCTATTCTTTGGGTGATCGTTGGATATTCGTTAGCTTTCGCCCCTGGAAACGGCTTTATAGGAAGTTTCGACTGGACCTTCCTTCATAATGTCGGCTTTGCAGCAAATGATACTTACTCAGATGCTATTCCACATATTCTATTCATGATGTTTCAAATGACTTTCGCAATTTTGACTGTAGCTATCATTTCTGGGGCATTTGCTGAAAGAATGAATTTTTCCGCTTATTTGATTTTCATTATCTTATGGTCGTTACTAGTTTACTCTCCCGTTGCTCACTGGGTTTGGGGTGATGGTGGTTGGTTACGTAATCTCGGCGCACTTGATTTCGCCGGTGGGAATGTTGTTCATATTAGTTCAGGTGTCACAGGATTAGTCCTCGCAATTATGATTGGTCGTAGAAAAGAAGCCGATTCCGCTTCCCCGCATAATTTACCTTTAGCACTTATTGGTGGCATTCTAGTTTGGTTTGGTTGGTACGGATTTAATGTGGGCAGTGCCTTAACAATTGATAATGTAGCAATGATCGCCTTTGTAAACACAAACACGGCCGCTGCAGCAGGTATTATCGGTTGGGGACTCGTTGAATGGTTAACGAATAAAAAGCCCACTATGCTTGGAACCATTTCCGGAGCAATTGCTGGTTTAGTATCCATTACGCCTGCCGCTGGATTTGTCACTGTGCCAAGTTCGTTGATTATCGGTTTTCTCGGCGGAGCGCTTTGCTTCTGGGCTGTATTCTGGTTAAAAGGAAAAGTAAAATACGATGATGCACTTGATGCGTTTGGCCTTCACGGCATTGGCGGAATTTGGGGCGGCATTGCAACTGGCCTTTTCGCCACAACAAAAGTAAATGAAGCTGGAGCAGATGGATTATTCTATGGCAACGCTTCTCTCGTAGTAAAACAATTAATCGCCATTGGTTCGACGGTAGCATATGTAGCTGTAGCAACGGCTATAATCGTCGTAATTATCAAACTATTTTTACCAATTCGTGTCAATGAAGAACAAGAATACAAAGGACTTGATTTGACGCTGCACGGCGAAAAAGCATATCAAGAATAAAGGAGGCAACAATATGTCTGGATTAACAAAAATCGAAATCATTACTCGCCCAAACCGCTTTCATTTATTTCAAAAAGAACTTGCGAAAATTGGCGTAAGCGGCCTAACTGTCACAAAAGCACTCGGTACTGGCTTAGAGAAAGGATTTATCGAACTTTATCGTGGCACAAAAAAAGAAAGCAATATTCACGAGCGAATGAAAATTGAAATCGTTGTTTCTACTGTTCCTGTGGAAGATGTGCTTCGGGTCGTTAAAGAAACACTTCGCACCGGCGAACCTGGTGATGGAAAAGTATTTATTTATCCACTTGCAGAGGTTGTTAAAATCAGCACTGGTGAAACTGGAATCGACGCATTACAAGATAAGCCATCAAAATGAATAGTTAAAATGGTGAATTAATTAAAAATGGGGCCTCTA comes from Listeria monocytogenes and encodes:
- a CDS encoding P-II family nitrogen regulator, whose protein sequence is MSGLTKIEIITRPNRFHLFQKELAKIGVSGLTVTKALGTGLEKGFIELYRGTKKESNIHERMKIEIVVSTVPVEDVLRVVKETLRTGEPGDGKVFIYPLAEVVKISTGETGIDALQDKPSK
- a CDS encoding ammonium transporter is translated as MESVFMFFCTLLVWLMTPGIALFYGGMVRRKNVLSTAMYSFSSMAIISILWVIVGYSLAFAPGNGFIGSFDWTFLHNVGFAANDTYSDAIPHILFMMFQMTFAILTVAIISGAFAERMNFSAYLIFIILWSLLVYSPVAHWVWGDGGWLRNLGALDFAGGNVVHISSGVTGLVLAIMIGRRKEADSASPHNLPLALIGGILVWFGWYGFNVGSALTIDNVAMIAFVNTNTAAAAGIIGWGLVEWLTNKKPTMLGTISGAIAGLVSITPAAGFVTVPSSLIIGFLGGALCFWAVFWLKGKVKYDDALDAFGLHGIGGIWGGIATGLFATTKVNEAGADGLFYGNASLVVKQLIAIGSTVAYVAVATAIIVVIIKLFLPIRVNEEQEYKGLDLTLHGEKAYQE
- a CDS encoding cysteine desulfurase family protein — protein: MENRIYLDHAATSPIHPEVIQTMLGAITNTYGNPSSIHYAGREARKALDEARHTIADSIHATEKEIIFTSGGTEGDNLAIIGAALAQQEKGKHIITSQIEHHAVLKTCEYLETQEFEVTYLPVDEHGIVSIESLQEALRPDTILVSIMYGNNEIGAIQPIAEIGAILKDHQAIFHTDAVQAYGLLNINVTELGVNLLTTSSHKINGPRGVGFLYVKNGTRLIYQMHGGEQERKRRAGTENLAGICGFSAASSIMMNERELKNEEYISFKKRMAEIWRSADLDFEVNGLEVNTLPHVFSVRFPGVSIEQLLMNLDMDGIAVSSGSACTAGTVDPSHVLVALFGENHPAIQETVRISFGLGNHLEEVEMAATKISEVVTRLMKI
- a CDS encoding replication-associated recombination protein A — translated: MAIQPLAYRMRPKALDEIVGQTHLVGKDKIIYRMVKAKQLSSMILYGPPGIGKTSIASAIAGSTKYAFRTLNAVTNNKKDMEVVAAEAKMSGTVILLLDEVHRLDKAKQDFLLPLLESGAIILIGATTSNPYIAINPAIRSRTQIFELKPLTVADIMITIDRALSDKERGLGNYDVEIDEVAKKHFATASNGDVRSALNALELAVISSEPNEDGVIHITLDVAEECLQKKSLAHDKDGDAHYDVLSAFQKSVRGSDVNAALHYMGRLIEAGDLVSISRRMLVMAYEDIGLASPQAGAHTLAAIQTAEKVGFPEARIPLANAVIELCLSPKSNSAIMAIDAALADIRQGNSGEVPDHLRDGHYSGAEKLGRAIDYKYPHNYDNAWVDQQYLPDRLKNKLYYAPKFTSKFEQTIAGVYQKINENKAKKE
- the cymR gene encoding cysteine metabolism transcriptional regulator CymR, producing the protein MKITTKGRYGLTITLELAKRIGDGPISLRSIAQDKNLSEHYLEQLIGPLRNAGIVKSIRGAHGGYVLNGDPEKITAGDIIRTLEGPIVLVESMEDEEAAQRELWTRMRNAVRDVLDQTTLADLLKHSTDAELSDGYMFYI